One genomic region from Pristis pectinata isolate sPriPec2 chromosome X, sPriPec2.1.pri, whole genome shotgun sequence encodes:
- the LOC127567027 gene encoding pleckstrin homology domain-containing family A member 3-like isoform X4, with amino-acid sequence MEGVLHKWTNYLSGWQPRYFVLDGSVFSYYDSQEDVGKGSKGSIKMAVCEIKVHVTDNTRMDLIIPGEQYFYLKAVNAAERQKWLVALGSAKACLADSKTKKEREISENEDSLKFKMSELRLYCDLLMQQVHKIQESAQPVQTGSTPDLEKMNEASSLLKATCNTFISTLEDCMKIASVRISPELLSPPESPAAHVTSTPPRRVKRSVSHSGVVAPDRFTAAFPKCPG; translated from the exons ATGGAGGGTGTGTTGCATAAATGGACCAACTATCTGAGTG GTTGGCAACCACGGTACTTTGTGTTGGATGGCAGCGTGTTCTCCTACTACGACTCGCAGGAAGATGTTGGCAAAGGCAGTAAAGGAAGCATCAAAATGGCCGTGTGCGAAATAAAAG TGCATGTAACGGATAACACAAGGATGGACCTGATTATCCCAGGAGAGCAATACTTCTACCTCAAGGCTGTGAATGCAGCAGAAAGACAGAAATGGTTGGTGGCACTTGGTAGTGCCAAAGCCTGCCTGGCAGACAGCAAGACCAAGAAGGAGCGAG AAATCAGTGAAAATGAGGATTCTTTGAAATTCAAAATGTCTGAACTTCGACTGTACTGTGATCTACTGATGCAGCAGGTCCATAAGATCCAGGAATCTGCACAGCCAGTCCAGACTGGATCCACTCCAGACCTTGAG aaaatGAACGAGGCTTCTTCTTTGCTTAAAGCCACATGCAATACCTTTATAAGTACCCTAGAGGACTGTATGAAAATAGCAAGTGTGAGGATATCCCCAGAGTTACTTTCACCCCCTGAATCCCCTGCTGCTCATGTCACTTCCACACCTCCTCGCAGG GTTAAACGTTCGGTAAGCCACAGTGGTGTTGTTGCACCTGACAG ATTTACTGCAGCCTTCCCAAAATGCCCAGGATGA
- the LOC127567027 gene encoding pleckstrin homology domain-containing family A member 3-like isoform X2, translated as MEGVLHKWTNYLSGWQPRYFVLDGSVFSYYDSQEDVGKGSKGSIKMAVCEIKVHVTDNTRMDLIIPGEQYFYLKAVNAAERQKWLVALGSAKACLADSKTKKEREISENEDSLKFKMSELRLYCDLLMQQVHKIQESAQPVQTGSTPDLEKMNEASSLLKATCNTFISTLEDCMKIASVRISPELLSPPESPAAHVTSTPPRRVKRSVSHSGVVAPDRSAEMNSPAQPQKGSITVMRNLEEMAAYRASRWTRHPVEVKSPDNSYTAQPANLLQPSQNAQDESTSSANGE; from the exons ATGGAGGGTGTGTTGCATAAATGGACCAACTATCTGAGTG GTTGGCAACCACGGTACTTTGTGTTGGATGGCAGCGTGTTCTCCTACTACGACTCGCAGGAAGATGTTGGCAAAGGCAGTAAAGGAAGCATCAAAATGGCCGTGTGCGAAATAAAAG TGCATGTAACGGATAACACAAGGATGGACCTGATTATCCCAGGAGAGCAATACTTCTACCTCAAGGCTGTGAATGCAGCAGAAAGACAGAAATGGTTGGTGGCACTTGGTAGTGCCAAAGCCTGCCTGGCAGACAGCAAGACCAAGAAGGAGCGAG AAATCAGTGAAAATGAGGATTCTTTGAAATTCAAAATGTCTGAACTTCGACTGTACTGTGATCTACTGATGCAGCAGGTCCATAAGATCCAGGAATCTGCACAGCCAGTCCAGACTGGATCCACTCCAGACCTTGAG aaaatGAACGAGGCTTCTTCTTTGCTTAAAGCCACATGCAATACCTTTATAAGTACCCTAGAGGACTGTATGAAAATAGCAAGTGTGAGGATATCCCCAGAGTTACTTTCACCCCCTGAATCCCCTGCTGCTCATGTCACTTCCACACCTCCTCGCAGG GTTAAACGTTCGGTAAGCCACAGTGGTGTTGTTGCACCTGACAG GAGTGCAGAAATGAACAGCCCAGCACAACCTCAGAAGGGTTCCATTACAGTAATGAGAAATCTGGAGGAAATGGCTGCATATCGTGCCAGTAGGTGGACGAGACACCCTGTGGAGGTCAAGAGCCCAGATAATAGTTACACTGCGCAGCCAGCAA ATTTACTGCAGCCTTCCCAAAATGCCCAGGATGAATCTACAAGTAGTGCCAATGGTGAATAA
- the LOC127567027 gene encoding pleckstrin homology domain-containing family A member 3-like isoform X1: MEGVLHKWTNYLSGWQPRYFVLDGSVFSYYDSQEDVGKGSKGSIKMAVCEIKVHVTDNTRMDLIIPGEQYFYLKAVNAAERQKWLVALGSAKACLADSKTKKEREISENEDSLKFKMSELRLYCDLLMQQVHKIQESAQPVQTGSTPDLEKMNEASSLLKATCNTFISTLEDCMKIASVRISPELLSPPESPAAHVTSTPPRRVKRSVSHSGVVAPDRSAEMNSPAQPQKGSITVMRNLEEMAAYRASRWTRHPVEVKSPDNSYTAQPASKNSFALYVSSASKTLLAAKKTAMDCFIFGSVTEAGDGLQESFNKP; the protein is encoded by the exons ATGGAGGGTGTGTTGCATAAATGGACCAACTATCTGAGTG GTTGGCAACCACGGTACTTTGTGTTGGATGGCAGCGTGTTCTCCTACTACGACTCGCAGGAAGATGTTGGCAAAGGCAGTAAAGGAAGCATCAAAATGGCCGTGTGCGAAATAAAAG TGCATGTAACGGATAACACAAGGATGGACCTGATTATCCCAGGAGAGCAATACTTCTACCTCAAGGCTGTGAATGCAGCAGAAAGACAGAAATGGTTGGTGGCACTTGGTAGTGCCAAAGCCTGCCTGGCAGACAGCAAGACCAAGAAGGAGCGAG AAATCAGTGAAAATGAGGATTCTTTGAAATTCAAAATGTCTGAACTTCGACTGTACTGTGATCTACTGATGCAGCAGGTCCATAAGATCCAGGAATCTGCACAGCCAGTCCAGACTGGATCCACTCCAGACCTTGAG aaaatGAACGAGGCTTCTTCTTTGCTTAAAGCCACATGCAATACCTTTATAAGTACCCTAGAGGACTGTATGAAAATAGCAAGTGTGAGGATATCCCCAGAGTTACTTTCACCCCCTGAATCCCCTGCTGCTCATGTCACTTCCACACCTCCTCGCAGG GTTAAACGTTCGGTAAGCCACAGTGGTGTTGTTGCACCTGACAG GAGTGCAGAAATGAACAGCCCAGCACAACCTCAGAAGGGTTCCATTACAGTAATGAGAAATCTGGAGGAAATGGCTGCATATCGTGCCAGTAGGTGGACGAGACACCCTGTGGAGGTCAAGAGCCCAGATAATAGTTACACTGCGCAGCCAGCAAGTAAGAACTCTTTCGCACTATATGTATCTTCAGCCAGCAAGACTCTGCTTGCTGCAAAAAAGACAGCTATGGATTGTTTTATCTTTGGTTCAGTGACAGAAGCAGGAGATGGTCTTCAAGAATCATTTAACAAACCTTAG
- the LOC127567027 gene encoding pleckstrin homology domain-containing family A member 3-like isoform X3: MEGVLHKWTNYLSGWQPRYFVLDGSVFSYYDSQEDVGKGSKGSIKMAVCEIKVHVTDNTRMDLIIPGEQYFYLKAVNAAERQKWLVALGSAKACLADSKTKKEREISENEDSLKFKMSELRLYCDLLMQQVHKIQESAQPVQTGSTPDLEVKRSVSHSGVVAPDRSAEMNSPAQPQKGSITVMRNLEEMAAYRASRWTRHPVEVKSPDNSYTAQPASKNSFALYVSSASKTLLAAKKTAMDCFIFGSVTEAGDGLQESFNKP, encoded by the exons ATGGAGGGTGTGTTGCATAAATGGACCAACTATCTGAGTG GTTGGCAACCACGGTACTTTGTGTTGGATGGCAGCGTGTTCTCCTACTACGACTCGCAGGAAGATGTTGGCAAAGGCAGTAAAGGAAGCATCAAAATGGCCGTGTGCGAAATAAAAG TGCATGTAACGGATAACACAAGGATGGACCTGATTATCCCAGGAGAGCAATACTTCTACCTCAAGGCTGTGAATGCAGCAGAAAGACAGAAATGGTTGGTGGCACTTGGTAGTGCCAAAGCCTGCCTGGCAGACAGCAAGACCAAGAAGGAGCGAG AAATCAGTGAAAATGAGGATTCTTTGAAATTCAAAATGTCTGAACTTCGACTGTACTGTGATCTACTGATGCAGCAGGTCCATAAGATCCAGGAATCTGCACAGCCAGTCCAGACTGGATCCACTCCAGACCTTGAG GTTAAACGTTCGGTAAGCCACAGTGGTGTTGTTGCACCTGACAG GAGTGCAGAAATGAACAGCCCAGCACAACCTCAGAAGGGTTCCATTACAGTAATGAGAAATCTGGAGGAAATGGCTGCATATCGTGCCAGTAGGTGGACGAGACACCCTGTGGAGGTCAAGAGCCCAGATAATAGTTACACTGCGCAGCCAGCAAGTAAGAACTCTTTCGCACTATATGTATCTTCAGCCAGCAAGACTCTGCTTGCTGCAAAAAAGACAGCTATGGATTGTTTTATCTTTGGTTCAGTGACAGAAGCAGGAGATGGTCTTCAAGAATCATTTAACAAACCTTAG